The following proteins are co-located in the Micromonospora viridifaciens genome:
- a CDS encoding lipase family protein, protein MRRLDNRFVALLVVAALPPAVEGIVLDAFRFRAADGLAPQVTAVWPYDTYHDLRWLFVYHDSWPVFAIGLVGLVLFRALLTTVLVGLAWPRQVPRPSLRWRVRRNLMLTGVVVVVVSPWAVLSMAASVVSLSWLLLASLLPLFLLAPFLQRSAVVADWWRGLPSIELVGWSLLNFVVLTVSGAVVWGVPIGWTAPVAAIAGAVNGLLWQRTVAAALLPRRPVHWARVPVTPLAILLAFIVPVFVQPAVAAAASRSARPPRILLFDQPLPPNVRHAVIFVAGHGSAYDGELPVDPNVQWFSYRGLDARGGPLPFAPRDTYRSIESSVAMLNTQVELLHRRTGRPVALVGQSEGALVSRTYLADRPHSPVNILAMFSPLISAGRSYYPPAGASQGWGIAAGWELRILFGLADVLAMSGSGPDEPFVRSILNNAPFYRNDFMCPVPGVRIVAFLPTTTATEAPPGQYAGVPVFEMPAVHGGLLARPVAQARLVNFLAGEPVDQPERGYTLLQQVSAAWQAPPLPVGLNPVWRGVRLPDPAFTGRVCQQG, encoded by the coding sequence GTGCGTCGCCTGGACAACCGGTTCGTCGCGCTGCTCGTGGTGGCCGCCCTCCCGCCGGCCGTCGAGGGCATTGTCCTCGACGCGTTCCGGTTCCGCGCGGCCGACGGACTGGCCCCGCAGGTCACCGCGGTCTGGCCGTACGACACGTACCACGACCTGCGGTGGCTCTTCGTCTACCACGACTCGTGGCCGGTCTTCGCGATCGGACTGGTCGGGCTCGTCCTGTTCCGGGCGTTGCTCACCACCGTGCTGGTCGGCCTGGCCTGGCCGCGGCAGGTGCCCCGGCCGAGCCTGCGCTGGCGGGTCCGGCGGAACCTCATGCTGACCGGGGTGGTCGTCGTGGTGGTGTCGCCCTGGGCGGTCCTGTCGATGGCCGCCTCGGTGGTCTCCCTCTCCTGGCTGCTGCTCGCCTCGCTGCTGCCGCTGTTCCTGCTCGCGCCGTTCCTGCAACGCTCGGCCGTGGTCGCTGACTGGTGGCGCGGGCTGCCCTCGATCGAGCTGGTCGGCTGGTCCCTGCTCAACTTCGTGGTGCTCACCGTGAGCGGCGCGGTGGTCTGGGGGGTACCGATCGGGTGGACGGCACCGGTGGCGGCGATCGCCGGGGCGGTCAACGGGCTGCTCTGGCAGCGCACCGTGGCCGCCGCCCTGCTGCCGCGTCGACCGGTCCACTGGGCGCGGGTGCCCGTCACCCCGCTGGCGATCCTGCTCGCCTTCATCGTGCCGGTCTTCGTGCAGCCGGCGGTGGCGGCTGCGGCCAGCAGGTCGGCCAGACCACCGCGGATCCTGCTGTTCGACCAACCGTTGCCGCCCAATGTTCGACACGCGGTGATTTTCGTGGCCGGACACGGCAGCGCGTACGACGGGGAACTTCCCGTCGACCCGAACGTGCAGTGGTTCTCCTACCGGGGACTGGATGCGCGGGGCGGACCCCTGCCGTTCGCGCCCCGGGACACGTACCGGTCGATCGAGTCCAGCGTGGCGATGCTCAACACCCAGGTGGAGTTGCTGCATCGGCGTACCGGCCGGCCGGTGGCCCTGGTCGGGCAGAGCGAGGGGGCCCTTGTCTCCCGGACCTATCTGGCCGACCGGCCGCATTCGCCGGTGAACATCCTGGCTATGTTCAGCCCGTTGATCAGCGCCGGCCGGTCCTACTACCCGCCGGCGGGGGCTTCGCAGGGCTGGGGCATCGCCGCCGGCTGGGAGCTGCGGATCCTCTTCGGCCTGGCCGACGTGCTCGCGATGAGCGGGAGCGGGCCGGACGAGCCGTTCGTCCGGTCGATTCTCAACAACGCACCCTTCTACCGGAACGACTTCATGTGCCCGGTCCCCGGCGTGCGGATCGTGGCGTTCCTGCCGACCACCACCGCCACCGAGGCTCCGCCGGGTCAGTACGCGGGCGTCCCGGTGTTCGAGATGCCGGCCGTGCACGGTGGCCTGCTGGCTCGGCCGGTGGCCCAGGCTCGGCTGGTGAACTTCCTCGCCGGGGAGCCGGTCGACCAGCCCGAGCGCGGTTACACCCTGCTCCAGCAGGTCTCCGCCGCCTGGCAGGCACCGCCGCTGCCGGTGGGCCTCAACCCGGTCTGGCGGGGTGTACGGCTGCCCGACCCGGCCTTCACCGGGCGGGTCTGCCAGCAGGGTTGA
- a CDS encoding Asp23/Gls24 family envelope stress response protein yields MSQQTRTEQAGRAGGTPPARQNRLTNEDGKIMIAENVVQKVAGMACREVAGVHAMGTAGTRAFTAIRERIPGSSGPNVSQGVGVEVGENEAAVDLDVIVEYGVSIADLGRNIQRNVKTAVERMTGLNVVEVNISVDDVHLPEADGQRQGQQQQPRVS; encoded by the coding sequence ATGAGTCAGCAGACCAGAACCGAGCAGGCTGGACGCGCGGGCGGCACCCCGCCAGCCCGCCAGAACAGGCTCACCAACGAAGACGGCAAGATCATGATTGCCGAGAACGTGGTGCAGAAGGTCGCCGGCATGGCGTGTCGCGAGGTGGCGGGCGTACACGCCATGGGTACCGCGGGCACCCGCGCCTTCACTGCCATCCGGGAACGGATTCCGGGCAGCAGCGGGCCGAACGTCTCCCAGGGGGTCGGCGTCGAGGTCGGCGAGAACGAGGCCGCCGTCGACCTGGACGTGATCGTCGAGTACGGGGTCAGCATCGCCGATCTGGGGCGGAACATCCAGCGCAACGTCAAGACGGCCGTCGAACGGATGACCGGCCTCAACGTCGTCGAGGTCAACATCAGCGTTGATGACGTGCACCTGCCCGAGGCCGATGGCCAGCGGCAGGGCCAGCAGCAGCAGCCGCGCGTGTCATGA
- a CDS encoding permease-like cell division protein FtsX: MDQNLRLLFDRALADEPEPPPGDLAGRAMATGTSLRRRRHRLVAAAAAGVVTLAALGVVNVATPPSGPTPPETVPAAFAMLVNPACESPARGTATDVSIFLKMDVTDQQRSAVRRALAADPVVRTVRFVSREDALARYRKIFEDKPELVAAVKAEQLPESFRIKLAGQYAGLAARIGRMPGVDDMVGSVCPAGASVWADR; this comes from the coding sequence TTGGACCAGAACCTGCGGCTTCTCTTCGACCGCGCCCTGGCCGACGAACCCGAGCCGCCGCCGGGTGACCTGGCCGGCCGGGCCATGGCCACCGGCACCAGCCTGCGCCGCCGCCGACACCGGCTGGTGGCCGCGGCTGCGGCGGGCGTGGTCACTCTCGCGGCGCTGGGGGTGGTGAACGTGGCGACACCGCCGAGCGGTCCGACGCCACCGGAGACGGTGCCGGCGGCCTTCGCGATGCTGGTGAACCCGGCGTGCGAGTCCCCGGCCCGGGGCACCGCGACCGACGTTTCGATATTCCTGAAAATGGACGTCACGGATCAGCAGCGCAGCGCGGTGCGCCGCGCACTGGCGGCGGATCCGGTCGTCCGGACGGTGCGCTTTGTAAGCCGCGAAGATGCCCTCGCCAGGTATCGGAAGATCTTCGAGGACAAGCCGGAACTCGTCGCCGCCGTCAAAGCCGAGCAGCTGCCCGAGTCGTTCCGGATCAAGCTGGCCGGGCAGTACGCCGGCCTGGCGGCTCGCATCGGGCGTATGCCTGGAGTCGACGACATGGTCGGCAGTGTGTGTCCCGCGGGCGCGAGCGTTTGGGCGGACAGGTGA
- a CDS encoding acetyl-CoA carboxylase biotin carboxylase subunit yields MIESLLIANRGEIARRIIRTTKKLGIRAIAVHSEADAGLPFVTEADEAICVGPANPAQSYRNVEAILAAAKSTGARAIHPGYGFLSENADFARTVEASGLIWVGPGADAITAMGDKINARNLMAAAGVPVAPGTTEPAADLDAAVAAAAEIGYPVMVKAAAGGGGMGMGVAADEAALRTEYDKVRSFAERMFGDGSVLIERYFPRVRHVEVQILGLADGRVVALGERECSVQRRNQKLVEESPSPAVSPELRERLLAAAVRAGEAVGYRNAGTVECLLDPATQEFFFLEMNTRLQVEHPVTEYVYGVDLVEEQLRVAAGLAPAFDPDALTPRGHAIELRINAEDPKRFLPGPGAITTWNEPAGEGVRVDSGYVAGNTVTPFYDSLMAKLIVSGKDRTEAVERAKAAVAQFEIVGPKNNLPFFAELLENAEFRSGDYDTGIVSRMR; encoded by the coding sequence ATGATCGAGTCGCTGCTGATCGCCAACCGGGGCGAGATCGCGCGCCGGATCATCCGCACCACGAAGAAGCTCGGGATCCGGGCGATCGCGGTGCACTCGGAGGCCGACGCCGGCCTGCCGTTCGTCACCGAGGCGGACGAGGCAATCTGTGTCGGCCCGGCCAACCCGGCCCAGAGCTACCGGAACGTCGAGGCCATCCTCGCCGCCGCCAAGTCCACCGGTGCCCGGGCGATCCACCCCGGCTACGGCTTCCTGTCGGAGAACGCCGACTTCGCCCGTACCGTCGAGGCCAGCGGCCTGATCTGGGTCGGGCCCGGCGCGGACGCGATCACCGCGATGGGCGACAAGATCAACGCCCGGAACCTGATGGCGGCGGCCGGGGTGCCGGTCGCGCCCGGCACCACCGAGCCGGCGGCCGACCTGGACGCGGCGGTCGCCGCCGCCGCGGAGATCGGCTACCCGGTCATGGTCAAGGCAGCGGCCGGGGGCGGCGGCATGGGCATGGGCGTGGCCGCCGACGAGGCCGCGCTGCGCACCGAGTATGACAAGGTCCGCTCGTTCGCCGAGCGGATGTTCGGCGACGGTTCGGTGCTGATCGAGCGCTACTTCCCCCGGGTACGCCACGTCGAGGTGCAGATCCTCGGCCTGGCCGACGGCCGGGTGGTCGCCCTCGGTGAGCGGGAGTGCTCGGTGCAGCGGCGCAACCAGAAGCTGGTCGAGGAGTCGCCGTCCCCGGCGGTCTCGCCGGAGCTGCGCGAGCGTCTCCTCGCCGCGGCGGTCCGGGCCGGCGAGGCGGTCGGCTACCGCAACGCCGGCACGGTTGAGTGCCTCCTCGATCCCGCTACGCAGGAGTTTTTCTTCCTGGAGATGAACACCCGGCTCCAGGTCGAGCACCCGGTAACCGAGTACGTCTACGGCGTCGACCTGGTGGAGGAGCAACTGCGGGTGGCGGCCGGCCTGGCCCCGGCCTTCGACCCGGACGCGCTCACCCCGCGCGGGCACGCCATCGAGCTGCGCATCAACGCCGAGGACCCGAAGCGCTTCCTGCCCGGCCCGGGTGCGATCACCACCTGGAACGAGCCGGCCGGCGAGGGCGTACGCGTCGACTCCGGCTACGTCGCCGGCAACACGGTCACCCCGTTCTACGACAGCCTGATGGCCAAGCTGATCGTCAGCGGCAAGGACCGCACCGAGGCCGTCGAGCGGGCGAAGGCGGCGGTGGCCCAGTTCGAGATCGTCGGCCCGAAGAACAACCTGCCGTTCTTCGCCGAGCTGCTGGAGAACGCCGAGTTCCGCTCCGGCGACTACGACACCGGCATCGTCTCGCGGATGCGCTGA
- a CDS encoding SigE family RNA polymerase sigma factor — translation MADARTTPARGSSGEAGRGLVARWGAARRRAQTARQAEFTAFVEATAPKLRRTAYLMCRDWHLAQDLTQITFAKMYAAWGRIRRSTNLEAYSRRVLMNAVFDQKKRRSDSELVLAELPEAPHHRPDDTVELHVALLRALATLPIRDQAIVVLRHWEDQSVETVAGILNVSVSVVKTQNARALSRLRAVLGEDFVRA, via the coding sequence ATGGCGGATGCCCGGACCACCCCCGCCCGAGGATCGTCCGGGGAGGCCGGACGTGGCCTGGTGGCCCGGTGGGGCGCGGCCCGGCGGCGTGCGCAGACCGCGCGGCAGGCGGAGTTCACCGCGTTCGTGGAGGCCACCGCGCCGAAGCTGCGGCGTACCGCCTACCTGATGTGCCGGGACTGGCACCTCGCCCAGGACCTGACCCAGATCACCTTCGCGAAGATGTACGCGGCGTGGGGCAGGATCCGGCGCAGCACCAACCTCGAGGCGTACAGCCGCCGGGTCCTGATGAACGCCGTCTTCGACCAGAAGAAGCGGCGCAGCGACTCCGAACTCGTGCTCGCCGAGCTACCCGAGGCACCCCACCACCGGCCCGACGACACCGTGGAGCTGCACGTCGCCCTGCTGCGGGCGCTGGCCACCCTGCCCATCCGTGACCAGGCCATCGTGGTGCTGCGCCACTGGGAGGATCAGAGCGTCGAAACGGTCGCCGGCATCCTCAACGTCTCCGTGTCCGTGGTCAAGACGCAGAACGCCCGGGCACTGAGCAGGCTGCGGGCGGTGCTGGGCGAGGACTTCGTACGCGCCTGA
- a CDS encoding DUF7144 family membrane protein, which translates to MTRHDEARLRRRRRWLAGVLLAGAGFFDGLAGVSDLDNDKYVVQSEEGLLHLDLTGWSWAHQATGALMVLAGVLLFTARPWSVRLAVVAAVAGIVLHLILLPFEPVWAVIVIGLAVAPLRLLWLCRRRRGARADDVNPAGRPAR; encoded by the coding sequence GTGACGCGGCACGACGAGGCGCGCCTCAGGCGCCGGCGGCGATGGCTGGCGGGGGTCCTGCTCGCCGGCGCCGGGTTCTTCGACGGCCTCGCCGGCGTGAGCGACCTGGACAACGACAAGTACGTGGTGCAGAGCGAGGAGGGGCTCCTCCACCTCGACCTGACCGGCTGGTCGTGGGCGCACCAGGCGACCGGGGCACTGATGGTGCTGGCCGGGGTGCTCCTCTTCACCGCCCGGCCCTGGTCGGTCCGGCTCGCCGTGGTGGCCGCGGTGGCCGGCATCGTGCTCCACCTGATCCTGCTCCCGTTCGAGCCGGTGTGGGCCGTGATCGTGATCGGGCTGGCGGTGGCTCCGCTGCGGCTGCTCTGGCTGTGCCGGCGGCGGCGCGGCGCTCGCGCTGACGACGTCAACCCTGCTGGCAGACCCGCCCGGTGA
- a CDS encoding DUF6286 domain-containing protein, translating into MRITNRLLAFLLSLGLTLGAVLVLIEIVARAVGAKPIVLDWPGLHRWASGTTWGSGFVRLIGGALAIVGLLLLVAQLKPRRPHRLRLEPVDPATDAAVTRRGLARTLRNAAIEVDGIDDAHVVVGQHHVRLRAEIRDGTAPAVDSLHQAVASAAQHRLDALRLATAPTLSVRISNGEQH; encoded by the coding sequence GTGAGAATCACCAACCGTCTGCTCGCGTTCCTGCTGAGCCTGGGGCTGACCCTCGGCGCCGTACTCGTGTTGATCGAGATCGTCGCCCGCGCGGTCGGCGCCAAGCCGATCGTGCTGGACTGGCCCGGCCTCCACCGCTGGGCGTCCGGCACCACCTGGGGCAGCGGGTTCGTACGGCTGATCGGTGGCGCCCTCGCCATCGTCGGGCTGCTCCTGCTCGTCGCGCAGCTCAAACCCCGGCGGCCCCACCGGCTGCGGCTGGAGCCCGTCGACCCCGCCACCGACGCCGCCGTCACCCGACGCGGCCTGGCCCGGACGCTGCGGAACGCGGCCATCGAGGTCGACGGCATCGACGACGCCCACGTCGTGGTCGGCCAGCACCACGTACGCCTCCGCGCCGAGATCCGCGACGGCACCGCACCGGCGGTGGACTCGCTGCACCAGGCGGTGGCCTCGGCCGCCCAGCACCGCCTCGACGCGCTGCGCCTGGCCACGGCACCGACCCTGTCGGTACGGATCAGCAACGGGGAGCAGCACTGA
- a CDS encoding SGNH/GDSL hydrolase family protein translates to MRWCSFVAVGDSFTEGMNDAYPDGTYRGWADLVATRLAAEAGPDFGYANLAIRGRLFSNIVAQQVPAALAMKPDLISFAAGGNDVLRRSFDADSFVPRFDAVIGELRGSGADVILFRFADVMARLPGQRFVAPRVELLNRVVGEVAERHGAILVDLYADDAYLNPLLWSTDRLHMSAAGHRRVAGQVLNALGVGCDEEWLLVPPHPAPTPWLAARAADLRWAGQHLAPWIKRRLTGRSSGDFVTAKRPVLGPITD, encoded by the coding sequence GTGCGCTGGTGCAGTTTCGTCGCGGTGGGTGACAGCTTCACCGAGGGCATGAACGACGCCTATCCGGACGGCACGTACCGTGGCTGGGCCGATCTGGTGGCGACCCGGCTCGCGGCCGAGGCCGGCCCCGACTTCGGGTACGCCAATCTGGCGATCCGGGGGCGCCTCTTCTCGAACATCGTCGCCCAGCAGGTGCCGGCCGCCCTGGCCATGAAGCCCGACCTGATCAGCTTCGCGGCCGGCGGGAACGACGTGCTGCGGCGTTCCTTCGACGCCGACTCGTTCGTCCCCCGCTTCGACGCGGTCATCGGCGAGCTGCGCGGCAGCGGTGCCGACGTGATCCTCTTCCGGTTCGCCGACGTGATGGCCCGGCTGCCCGGGCAGCGGTTCGTCGCTCCCCGGGTAGAGCTGCTGAACCGGGTGGTGGGGGAGGTCGCCGAGCGCCACGGCGCCATCCTGGTCGACCTGTACGCCGACGACGCCTACCTCAACCCGTTGCTGTGGAGCACCGACCGGCTGCACATGTCGGCGGCCGGGCACCGGCGGGTCGCCGGGCAGGTGCTCAACGCGCTGGGGGTGGGCTGCGACGAGGAGTGGCTGCTGGTGCCGCCGCACCCCGCGCCGACCCCGTGGCTGGCGGCCCGCGCCGCCGACCTGCGTTGGGCGGGGCAGCACCTGGCGCCGTGGATCAAGCGGCGGCTGACCGGCCGTTCCTCCGGTGACTTCGTCACCGCGAAGCGGCCGGTGCTCGGGCCGATCACCGACTGA
- a CDS encoding Asp23/Gls24 family envelope stress response protein — MTDVVSGGPGQPAQEELGRLHIHDRVVEKIAARAAREIAEAGSATPRVLGRSLPGAGRFGIRRTDLDTAGKASAYIEGSVTRIELSISVRWPASLPEVTAQVRDRVRTRVSELTGLRVQEVGITVTDLVTDRAGRARVH, encoded by the coding sequence ATGACCGACGTCGTGTCCGGCGGGCCGGGCCAGCCGGCGCAGGAGGAGCTGGGCCGGCTGCACATCCACGACCGGGTGGTGGAGAAGATCGCCGCACGGGCGGCACGGGAGATCGCCGAGGCGGGCAGCGCGACGCCGCGCGTACTCGGGCGGTCCCTGCCGGGTGCGGGTCGCTTCGGCATCCGCCGTACCGACCTGGACACCGCCGGGAAGGCGTCCGCCTACATCGAGGGATCGGTGACCCGCATCGAGTTGTCCATCAGCGTCCGCTGGCCGGCATCCCTCCCGGAGGTCACCGCCCAGGTCCGCGACCGCGTCCGCACCCGCGTGTCGGAGCTGACCGGGCTACGGGTCCAGGAGGTGGGGATCACCGTCACCGACCTGGTCACCGACCGGGCAGGCCGCGCCCGGGTGCACTGA
- a CDS encoding TetR/AcrR family transcriptional regulator — protein sequence MSGATGAGRRRSRRDEILEIAVGLFAARGYHGVSMDDIGAAAGVTGPALYHHFAGKEAMLVAALIPVSEGLLAGGQERAANHPDDPRGTLESLIDFHVDFALANPAVIALHLHELDRLPDEPRRRIRRLQRMYVEEWVTVLTALHPGLPDGEARVLAHAAFGLMNSTPFLGGEVDRRRRAELLRGATLAALLAPTDPA from the coding sequence GTGAGCGGAGCGACGGGTGCGGGCCGACGCCGGTCCCGGCGGGACGAGATCCTGGAGATCGCGGTGGGTCTCTTCGCCGCCCGCGGCTACCACGGCGTGTCGATGGACGACATCGGCGCGGCCGCCGGGGTGACCGGCCCGGCCCTCTACCACCACTTCGCGGGCAAGGAGGCGATGCTGGTCGCCGCGCTGATCCCGGTCAGCGAAGGCCTGCTCGCCGGTGGGCAGGAGCGCGCCGCCAACCACCCGGACGACCCGCGCGGCACCCTGGAGTCGCTGATCGACTTCCACGTCGACTTCGCGCTGGCCAACCCGGCGGTGATCGCCCTGCACCTGCACGAGCTGGACCGCCTCCCCGACGAGCCGCGCCGCCGGATCCGCCGGCTGCAGCGGATGTACGTCGAGGAGTGGGTGACGGTGCTGACCGCGCTGCACCCGGGGCTGCCGGACGGCGAGGCGCGGGTGCTCGCCCACGCCGCCTTCGGCCTGATGAACTCCACCCCGTTCCTCGGCGGCGAGGTGGACCGCCGCCGCCGGGCCGAGCTGCTGCGCGGCGCCACCCTGGCCGCCCTCCTTGCCCCCACCGACCCCGCCTGA
- a CDS encoding DUF2273 domain-containing protein — protein sequence MIKLIGVVVGLALGFALAFGSFGQMLIVALFAVIGYAVSKFFAGEVNLAPYVQGRRSSQ from the coding sequence ATGATCAAGTTGATAGGTGTCGTCGTCGGCCTGGCGTTGGGCTTCGCCCTGGCATTCGGCAGCTTCGGTCAGATGCTGATCGTCGCGCTGTTCGCGGTGATCGGCTACGCGGTGTCGAAGTTCTTCGCCGGCGAGGTCAACCTCGCCCCGTACGTCCAGGGCCGGCGGAGCAGCCAGTGA
- a CDS encoding Asp23/Gls24 family envelope stress response protein: MRGDRSHRLLITLLALILFAAGIAILLAGADVFGRGFSRRHLVDNPPAHFIGTHGGWFWPVAAVAAAILTVLGLRWLSTVVSIEPGQRRINISPDGTAERTVLDSGALTTAVRAEVGDCPGVDDVDTRLWGSPNAPRLALSVTAEPDADIAALRERLEALALPRIRYALGKPDLPVTLDLTYRGRRSARIG; the protein is encoded by the coding sequence ATGCGCGGCGACCGCAGCCACCGGCTCCTCATCACCCTTCTCGCGCTGATCCTGTTCGCCGCCGGCATCGCGATCCTCCTCGCCGGTGCCGACGTGTTCGGCCGGGGCTTCAGCCGGCGGCACCTGGTCGACAACCCGCCCGCGCACTTCATCGGTACCCACGGCGGCTGGTTCTGGCCGGTCGCGGCCGTGGCGGCCGCGATCCTCACGGTGCTCGGCCTGCGCTGGCTGTCCACCGTCGTCAGCATCGAGCCCGGCCAGCGGCGCATCAACATCAGCCCCGACGGCACCGCCGAACGGACCGTCCTCGACTCCGGTGCCCTCACCACCGCCGTCAGGGCGGAAGTCGGGGACTGCCCCGGCGTGGACGATGTCGACACCCGGCTCTGGGGCAGTCCGAACGCTCCTCGCCTGGCGCTGAGCGTCACCGCCGAACCCGACGCCGACATCGCCGCGTTGCGCGAGCGGCTCGAAGCCCTCGCCCTGCCCCGCATCCGGTACGCCCTCGGCAAACCGGACCTGCCCGTCACCCTCGACCTCACCTACCGCGGCCGCCGGAGCGCCCGCATCGGCTGA
- a CDS encoding MFS transporter produces MTAPALGRDYRLLWSAAVSSRFGDALRTPALALLAATMTRDPRAIAAVTVAGQLPPLLFGLLGGAYADRWDRRRTMAAVDGARAVVVAALAVLVATGRAGVASLAAVAFLLAALGTLFDAASFAVLPSLVPPAALPTANGRLQAGTAVAGGFLGAPLAGLLFAQATPLPFTVDALTFALAALLALALPATPTARSCACSPRKGVEKGRFVAHNCKIGGGGRGLVWAEAWAGVRWVWRDRVLWRVSLVAGGSNLAISGIMAVLVLYALEVLRVPPAAYGLFAAGVVVGGLAGALAAGRVAGRFGTLPALRGVLLAQTVALAGFALARHPLAGGAALACFAAGTTIWNSLWSAYGQRHVPPELLGRVGAAQRVVGLASAPLGAALAGFAGEAYGVAPVGWAAAAVFALVTAGAWRTLSGTTGRAERRVEPAARI; encoded by the coding sequence ATGACCGCTCCCGCCCTCGGCCGCGACTACCGGCTGCTCTGGTCCGCCGCCGTCTCGTCCCGATTCGGCGACGCCCTGCGTACGCCGGCCCTGGCCCTGCTGGCTGCCACGATGACCCGCGATCCGCGGGCGATCGCCGCGGTGACCGTCGCCGGGCAACTCCCGCCGCTGCTTTTCGGCCTGCTCGGCGGCGCGTACGCCGACCGGTGGGACCGCCGCCGGACGATGGCGGCGGTGGACGGGGCGCGGGCCGTCGTGGTGGCCGCCCTGGCCGTGCTGGTGGCCACCGGGCGGGCCGGCGTCGCCAGCCTGGCGGCGGTGGCGTTCCTGCTCGCCGCCCTCGGCACGCTCTTCGACGCGGCCTCGTTCGCCGTGCTGCCGTCGCTGGTGCCCCCGGCCGCCCTGCCGACCGCCAACGGCCGCCTCCAGGCCGGCACCGCCGTCGCCGGTGGCTTCCTCGGCGCGCCCTTAGCCGGCCTGCTCTTCGCCCAAGCCACCCCCCTCCCCTTCACCGTCGACGCCCTGACCTTCGCCCTCGCCGCCCTCCTCGCCCTCGCCCTGCCCGCCACCCCGACTGCGCGATCTTGCGCTTGCAGTCCCCGAAAAGGTGTCGAAAAGGGACGTTTTGTCGCCCACAACTGCAAGATCGGCGGGGGTGGGCGCGGGTTGGTGTGGGCAGAGGCGTGGGCGGGGGTGCGGTGGGTGTGGCGGGATCGGGTGTTGTGGCGGGTTTCGCTGGTCGCTGGGGGGTCGAACCTCGCGATCAGCGGAATCATGGCGGTGCTGGTGCTCTACGCGCTGGAGGTGTTGCGGGTGCCGCCGGCGGCGTACGGGCTGTTCGCGGCGGGAGTGGTGGTCGGCGGGCTGGCCGGGGCGCTGGCCGCCGGACGGGTGGCGGGACGCTTCGGCACGCTGCCGGCGCTACGCGGGGTGCTCCTCGCCCAGACCGTGGCGCTGGCCGGGTTCGCGCTGGCGCGGCACCCGCTGGCCGGGGGCGCCGCGTTGGCCTGCTTCGCCGCCGGCACCACAATCTGGAACAGCCTCTGGTCGGCGTACGGGCAGCGGCACGTGCCACCGGAGCTGCTCGGTCGGGTCGGCGCGGCGCAGCGGGTGGTGGGGTTGGCCAGCGCGCCGCTCGGGGCGGCGCTGGCCGGGTTCGCCGGGGAGGCGTACGGGGTGGCGCCGGTGGGCTGGGCGGCGGCTGCGGTCTTCGCCCTGGTCACGGCGGGTGCGTGGCGGACGCTGAGCGGCACCACCGGGCGCGCCGAGCGCCGGGTGGAGCCGGCCGCCCGTATCTAG
- a CDS encoding sulfurtransferase, translating into MPVPSDPNPRFQPYADPQRLVSTEWLAEHLGDAGLVVVESDEDVLLYDTGHIPGAVKVDWHTELNDQVTRDYLDAKSFAELCAAKGIGRSDTVVFYGDNFNWWAAYALWVFSLFGHPDVRLLDGGRQKWIAEGRELTREKTTRPRAEYPVPERNDAPIRAYREQVMAHVAAGRPLVDVRSPGEYTGEMLHMPDYPQEGALRGGHIPGAVNKPWKSAANDDGTFKSADELRAIYADQLGLSPSDDVVAYCRIGERSSHTWFVLHHLLGYPQVRNYDGSWTEWGNLVRAPVVKGDQPGGLAR; encoded by the coding sequence ATGCCTGTGCCGAGTGATCCGAATCCCCGCTTCCAGCCGTACGCCGATCCGCAGCGCCTGGTCAGCACGGAGTGGCTGGCCGAGCACCTGGGCGACGCGGGCCTCGTGGTGGTCGAGTCGGACGAGGACGTGCTCCTCTACGACACCGGCCACATCCCGGGTGCCGTCAAGGTGGACTGGCACACCGAGCTGAACGACCAGGTGACCCGGGACTACCTGGACGCGAAGAGCTTCGCCGAGCTGTGCGCGGCCAAGGGCATCGGCCGCAGCGACACCGTCGTCTTCTACGGCGACAACTTCAACTGGTGGGCCGCGTACGCCCTCTGGGTCTTCTCCCTCTTCGGCCACCCCGACGTCCGGCTGCTCGACGGCGGCCGGCAGAAGTGGATCGCCGAGGGGCGCGAGCTCACCCGGGAGAAGACCACCCGGCCGCGCGCCGAGTACCCGGTGCCGGAGCGGAACGACGCACCGATCCGGGCGTACCGCGAGCAGGTGATGGCGCACGTCGCCGCCGGCCGGCCGCTGGTCGACGTCCGCTCGCCCGGCGAGTACACGGGCGAGATGCTGCACATGCCGGACTACCCGCAGGAGGGCGCGCTGCGCGGCGGGCACATCCCCGGCGCGGTCAACAAGCCGTGGAAGTCCGCCGCGAACGACGACGGCACCTTCAAGTCGGCCGACGAGCTGCGCGCCATCTACGCCGACCAGCTCGGCCTGAGCCCGTCCGACGACGTGGTGGCGTACTGCCGGATCGGCGAGCGGTCCAGCCACACCTGGTTCGTGCTGCACCACCTGCTCGGCTACCCGCAGGTCCGCAACTACGACGGCTCGTGGACGGAGTGGGGCAACCTGGTCCGCGCCCCCGTCGTGAAGGGCGACCAGCCAGGGGGCCTCGCCCGCTGA